The window AGTCCCTGGATTGGACAGACATTCGTCTGTCAGTAGCGGCCCGCTTTCGCGGGAATGACGACGAAGTTACGGACTGCCGCCCGCGCCGCCGATGCCCGTCATGCCGGCGGGCGCCTGCGTGACCTGCGCGGACTGGTTGGCCTGCGCGCGCGCGGCGTACAGCGTGCCGGGCGGCGGCTGGCGGGCGAAGTAGCGGTCGACGCCGTCTAGGATCGCGCTCGCCAACGTGCGCTGGAACGCCGGGTCGGTCAGCCGCTTCTCTTCGTCGGGATTGGAGATGAAGGCGGTCTCCACCAGCATCGCCGGCATCTTGTCGGAGGTGCGCAGCACCGCGAAGTTGGCGCGCTCCACGTCCGGCTTGTGGTTGTTGCCGACCCGCTTGAGGCCGCCCAGCACGTGCTCGGCGGCGTCTTCCGACGCCTTCATGTTGCCGCTCTGGGTGAGGTCGAGCAGCACCGAGGTGAGGGTGTTGTCGGCGGCGCGGACGCGCTCGCCACCGATCACGTCGGCCGCGTTTTCCTTGTCCGCCAGCCAGCGCGCGCGCTGCGAGGAGGCGCCGCGGGTCGAAAGCACGTACACCGACGAGCCGCGCGCGCCGCGGTTCTCGGCGGCGTCGGCGTGGATCGACAGGAAGATGTCGGCCTTGTTGGCGCTGGCGCGGCGGGCGCGCAGGTTGAGCGGGATGAACACGTCGCTGTCGCGGGTCAGGTAGGCCTTCAATCCCGGCGTGGCATTGATCTGCCGCGCCAGTTCGCGGGCGATGGCGAGCGTGACGTCCTTCTCGCGCGTGCCGTTCAGGCCGTGCGCGCCCGGGTCCTGCCCGCCGTGGCCGGCGTCGATCGCCACCACCAGCGGGCGCATGCCGGACTGCATCGGCAGCCGGGGCGGCGGTGGAAGCGGCGCGGGCTGAAGCGTATCGGACGCAGGCGACGGCGCGGGTGCAGGCGAGCGCGTGGACGCATCGGTGCCGGCCACCGCGGGCATCGGCTGGCTGGCGATCTGCGCGATGGGATCGGACGCGGGCGGAAGCGCGGAGGCGGATTCCGGCTTCGCGGCCTCCTGCTTCGCCGGCACGGACGGCACTGCCGCCGTCATCCTCGGCGCACGGTCGCCGGGCCATTCCAGCACCAGCGTGTAGCCGGTGCCGGCGGTTTCGATGGTGGTGGGGATCGCCTTCACCGCGCCGGCCAGGTCGAACACCACCCGCACCGTGCCCGGCACCGGCTGGCCGGTGCGCACCGCCTTCACCATGCCGGCGGCCGCGGGCATCGCCAGGCCGCGCGCCAGCTGGCTGTCGGGGAAGTCCACCGCCAGCCGCTCCGGGTTGGAGAGCGGGATCAGCTTGTAGGCGCCGGCCTTGTCGAGCTGCAGTTCGGCGCGCGTGCCGGTGGCCCCGGTTTCGATGCGCAACTGCCTGATTTCCGAGGCATTCGCCAGATTCCAGCAAAGCGCCGCCAGCAGCATGGCTGCCAGCAGGATCTGCTCGATGTGGATTCCCCTCAGGCGCATGGCCGGGAGTTAAGCACTTGCGAACCCGGTGCGCAAGCACTTTTCCCTGAATAATCCGTGACCTGCGCGATCTTTCTCGATCAGCGCGCAGCTTCTGGCCGCAACTCAACCGGTTCGCAGCGCCTCCGCCCAGGCCCGTCCCGCCGCCGTTTGCGGGCGCAGGACGCAGCAGCGGCCGTCGCCGTCCACCGCCAGTTCGATGTCCAGATCGGCCGGCGGCAACGCGCCCTGTCCGCGCTCCGGCCATTCCACCAGCCACAGCCGGGCCTCGGCCGGATCCAGCCCGAGGAACTCCAGTTCGCCCGGATTGCCGATGCGGTACAGGTCCAGGTGCAGGGCCAGCCCGCCGGCGGGCAGCAGGTACTGCTCGACCAGGGTGTAGGTGGGGCTGCGGATGGTGCCGGTCACGCCCAGCGCGCGCAGCAGCGCGCGCGCCAAGGTGGATTTGCCGGCGCCGAGGTCGCCGTGCAGGTGGACAACGGCGCGCTCGGGCAGGGTCTGCGCCAGCCGCGCGCCCAGCGCTTCGGTGGCGGCGGCGTCGGAAAGGAGGAGATCGGACATCCGCCTATCGTCGCACCGGATTGGCCAGCCTGCGCAGCCACGGCAGCAGGTCGGAGGGCAGCAGGCCGCGCTCGCCGTCCTCGCGCGCGGCGGCGTCGCCGGCCGCCGCGTGCAGCAGCGCACCGACCACCGCCGCGTCATGGGCGTCGAAGCCCTGCCCGCGCAGCGACACGACCACGCCGGTCAGCAGGTCGCCCATGCCGCCGGTGCCCATGCCGGGATTGCCGGCGCAGATCACCGCCGGCGCGGCGTCCTCGGATTGCACGATGCTGCCCGCGCCCTTCAGCACCACCGCGCAGCCTAGCCGCGCATGCAGCGCGGCGGCGGCGGCGAAGCGGTCGCGCTGCACCTCGGCGGTGGCGCAGCCGAGCAGGCGCGCGGCCTCGCCCGGATGCGGCGTCACAATGTCGCCGGCGCGCAGCGACGCACCGGAGGCGGCCAGCAGGTTGAGCGCGTCGGCATCCAGCACACGCGGTTTGCCGCAGGCCAGCGCGGCATCGAACATCGCGCGACCCCATTCGCCCTGACCCAGTCCGGGCCCGATCGCGACGACATCCACGCGCTCCAGTAGTGGCGCAAGTTCCGCCGTGCCCTCGACCGCATGCACCATCGCCTCCGGGCAGCGCGCCAGCAGCGCCGGCACGTGCGCCGCGCGGGTCGCCACGCTGACCAGTCCCGCGCCGCTGCGCAGCGCCGCCTGCGCGGCCAGCAGGATCGCGCCGCCGCTGCCGGCATCACCGCCGATGCACAACACGTGGCCGTTGCGACCCTTGTGGCTGTCGCGCGGACGCAGCGGGAAGAGCACGGGCAAGGCATCGGCGCGATAGGCCAGCGCGGCCGGCGCGATGCCGTCGAACACGGTTGCGGGAAGCTCCAGCGTCGCCAGCTCCAGTTCACCGCAGCGGTCCAGCGCCGCGCCGGTGCGCAGCCCGCGATGGCGGGCGAGGAATTGCAGCGTGCAGTCGGCATCCACCGCCGCGCCCGGCGCACTGCCGCTGTTCGCGTCGATACCGCTGGGCACGTCCAGCGCCAGCACCGGCGCGCGGTGCGCGTTGACGGCGGCGATCAGCGCGGCGGCGTCCGCGTCCGGCGCACGCGACAGGCCGATGCCGAACAGCGCGTCGACGATCAGGTTGCAATCGCCCAGCGTGTCATCGATCACGCCGCCGATGGCCAGATAGTCCGCACAGGCGCGCTGCGCTAGCGCGCTCGCGGGTTTTGCCAGGCGCAGCACGCGCACGTCGCGCCCGGCCTCGCGCGCATGCCGCGCCAGCACGTAGCCGTCGCCGCCGTTGTTGCCCGGCCCGCACACCACCGCGATCCGCATCGCCTGCGGCCAGTGCTTCAGCGCGCAGCGCCACGCCGCCTGCCCGGCGCGGGCCATCAGCGCGAACGCGTCGCCGTCGCAATGCGCGGTGCCGCGCGCTTCCAGCATGCGCAGCGCGGCGGGATCGAACAGCGGCAGTGGAGCGTGCATGCGGCGATTCCAGGCTGATTCGCTGCGGCCATCGTACCCGCGAAGCGTCCATCGCCGAACTGCCGGCATGGAGGCGACGCCTATACTTCCGCGCCATGGAGACCCCCGACCACGCCTCGCTCGCCGACCGCATCCGCGCGCTGGCGCGCGAGGCCGGCTTCCAGCGCGTGGGGATTTCCGGCATCGACCTGCGCGAGGACGAAACCCACCTGCTCGACTGGCTCGGGCAGGGCCTGTACGGCTCGATGGAGTGGATGGCCCGACACGGCGCGATGCGCGCGCGTCCGGCGGAGCTGCTGCCGGGTACGGTGCGGGTGATCTCCGTCGGTCTGGACTACGGCAAGGACCCGGACGCCGCGTGGGAGAACCTGCGCGACGGCGAGCGCGCCTACGTCGCCCGCTATGCGCTGGGCCGCGACTACCACAAACTGATGCGCAACCGCCTGCAACGGCTGGCCGAAGCCGTGCAGACGGAGATCGGCCCGTTCG is drawn from Thermomonas brevis and contains these coding sequences:
- the tsaE gene encoding tRNA (adenosine(37)-N6)-threonylcarbamoyltransferase complex ATPase subunit type 1 TsaE translates to MSDLLLSDAAATEALGARLAQTLPERAVVHLHGDLGAGKSTLARALLRALGVTGTIRSPTYTLVEQYLLPAGGLALHLDLYRIGNPGELEFLGLDPAEARLWLVEWPERGQGALPPADLDIELAVDGDGRCCVLRPQTAAGRAWAEALRTG
- a CDS encoding NAD(P)H-hydrate dehydratase, whose protein sequence is MHAPLPLFDPAALRMLEARGTAHCDGDAFALMARAGQAAWRCALKHWPQAMRIAVVCGPGNNGGDGYVLARHAREAGRDVRVLRLAKPASALAQRACADYLAIGGVIDDTLGDCNLIVDALFGIGLSRAPDADAAALIAAVNAHRAPVLALDVPSGIDANSGSAPGAAVDADCTLQFLARHRGLRTGAALDRCGELELATLELPATVFDGIAPAALAYRADALPVLFPLRPRDSHKGRNGHVLCIGGDAGSGGAILLAAQAALRSGAGLVSVATRAAHVPALLARCPEAMVHAVEGTAELAPLLERVDVVAIGPGLGQGEWGRAMFDAALACGKPRVLDADALNLLAASGASLRAGDIVTPHPGEAARLLGCATAEVQRDRFAAAAALHARLGCAVVLKGAGSIVQSEDAAPAVICAGNPGMGTGGMGDLLTGVVVSLRGQGFDAHDAAVVGALLHAAAGDAAAREDGERGLLPSDLLPWLRRLANPVRR
- a CDS encoding N-acetylmuramoyl-L-alanine amidase; the encoded protein is MLLAALCWNLANASEIRQLRIETGATGTRAELQLDKAGAYKLIPLSNPERLAVDFPDSQLARGLAMPAAAGMVKAVRTGQPVPGTVRVVFDLAGAVKAIPTTIETAGTGYTLVLEWPGDRAPRMTAAVPSVPAKQEAAKPESASALPPASDPIAQIASQPMPAVAGTDASTRSPAPAPSPASDTLQPAPLPPPPRLPMQSGMRPLVVAIDAGHGGQDPGAHGLNGTREKDVTLAIARELARQINATPGLKAYLTRDSDVFIPLNLRARRASANKADIFLSIHADAAENRGARGSSVYVLSTRGASSQRARWLADKENAADVIGGERVRAADNTLTSVLLDLTQSGNMKASEDAAEHVLGGLKRVGNNHKPDVERANFAVLRTSDKMPAMLVETAFISNPDEEKRLTDPAFQRTLASAILDGVDRYFARQPPPGTLYAARAQANQSAQVTQAPAGMTGIGGAGGSP